The Daucus carota subsp. sativus chromosome 2, DH1 v3.0, whole genome shotgun sequence genome includes a window with the following:
- the LOC135150411 gene encoding uncharacterized protein LOC135150411 codes for MTTGDQRQTASTGHDNATIQQMAETMQKMQEDMDALRAEKETWRTERETMQSQIQALHQEVTTERSKARQTEKGTLASVARCLNMDDADEEEYDEEIEVENPNPENPKNNEEPVDENDAGGHIKDTGHKQNKKKKKTHKPSKSRNNATETMRKELLDLKEMVQHIPGVPKPLEKAIPLSYADSTFRDNIALVETPKRFAVPAMKAYDGTTDPQEHVAQYKQRMFTVPITRELREPCMCKGFGSTLTGPALQWYVGLPNGSIETFADLVDAFNLQFASSRVFEKTTSDLYKIVQGFREPLRDYLTRFNREKVTITNYDIPTAIEAFRRGLEKDSPLYDELTKYPCKTLDDVQAKAMAQVRLEEDKRERDDKYYRPNRKILTTRTWDYRPYTRDSRDVREDTRINSTQEYADWRKDPNLPPTYDSYGFTITPSAMMREFTRMGDIVKWPVKSNKPKANPESKLWCDFHGDYGHKASDCVALRKEIQYLVKKGHLTEFMTNKGHLTEFMPNKKATHDKTSPKLPPPPPYQKVINFIAGGSEVCGATYSQAKRISRRTEKQVATRSERADDTDPFAFDGRDREHINEPQQDALVISLPVGNCLIKRIMVDNGSAANIMTKHTLQEMGLAESDMIKKSTILVGFSGETKKTVGEITSPTYAQGVNILTKFLIIECDSTYNIIMGRPWIHDLQAVPSTFHQVLKFPTPWGVQQIRGDQATARECYKTCMKPTVQHEAQTTPPPVMTGPEKLTEVSLDTGDKKVLIGDDLSPTIESHLVDFLTTRLDAFAWEHEDITGISADVIIHKLNVDPDHKPVQQRRRKFAAERNKIINDEVSRLLKTGMIREVDYPEWLANVVIVQKKNGKWRVCVDYTDLNKACPKDPERHMFSLFVFKEVQLNSDKKAQ; via the coding sequence ATGACGACGGGGGATCAACGTCAGACCGCCTCAACTGGTCACGACAATGCAACGATACAACAGATGGCTGAGACTATGCAAAAAATGCAAGAAGACATGGATGCCTTGAGGGCTGAAAAGGAAACATGGAGGACAGAAAGAGAGACGATGCAATCGCAAATACAGGCTTTGCACCAAGAAGTCACTACGGAGAGATCCAAGGCTAGACAAACTGAAAAGGGTACATTGGCAAGTGTGGCAAGATGCCTAAACATGGATGATGCGGATGAGGAAGAATATGACGAAGAGATAGAGGTGGAGAACCCTAATCCAGAAAATCCAAAAAACAACGAGGAGCCTGTGGATGAGAACGATGCAGGAGGACACATAAAGGACACAGGGCACAAacagaacaagaagaagaaaaagactcACAAGCCTTCCAAATCACGCAACAACGCGACTGAGACAATGCGAAAGGAACTACTTGACTTGAAGGAGATGGTACAACACATACCAGGAGTGCCCAAACCCCTAGAGAAAGCCATACCACTGAGCTATGCCGACTCAACCTTTCGCGACAACATCGCCTTGGTTGAAACTCCTAAGCGTTTCGCAGTACCCGCTATGAAAGCCTACGACGGCACGACCGATCCACAAGAACATGTGGCGCAATACAAACAAAGAATGTTCACGGTGCCAATCACAAGAGAACTAAGGGAGCCATGCATGTGTAAAGGCTTTGGTTCGACACTCACAGGTCCAGCACTACAATGGTACGTAGGTCTACCCAACGGAAGTATCGAGACATTTGCTGACTTGGTCGACGCCTTCAATCTGCAATTTGCTAGCAGCCGGGTATTTGAGAAAACCACGAGTGACTTGTATAAAATTGTTCAAGGATTCAGAGAGCCACTAAGGGATTACTTGACAAGATTCAACCGTGAAAAGGTCACCATCACCAATTATGACATCCCGACAGCAATCGAGGCTTTCAGAAGAGGCTTAGAGAAGGATTCACCTTTGTACGACGAGCTCACCAAATACCCATGTAAGACACTGGATGACGTCCAAGCTAAAGCAATGGCACAAGTCCGATTGGAAGAAGACAAGAGAGAAAGGGACGACAAGTACTATCGACCCAATAGAAAGATCTTGACAACAAGGACCTGGGACTACAGGCCCTACACCCGGGATTCAAGAGACGTGAGAGAAGATACACGTATCAACTCCACACAGGAGTATGCTGACTGGCGAAAGGATCCAAACTTACCCCCAACTTATGACAGTTACGGTTTCACAATCACGCCCTCAGCAATGATGAGAGAATTTACACGGATGGGAGACATAGTGAAGTGGCCGGTGAAGAGCAACAAGCCAAAGGCAAACCCCGAATCTAAGCTATGGTGTGACTTCCATGGTGACTACGGACACAAGGCCTCTGACTGTGTGGCGTTGAGAAAGGAGATCCAATACCTTGTCAAGAAGGGACACCTGACAGAGTTCATGACAAATAAGGGACACCTGACGGAGTTCATGCCAAATAAGAAGGCGACACATGACAAGACATCACCAAAGCTGCCACCACCACCCCCCTACCAGAAAGTCATCAACTTCATAGCAGGAGGCTCGGAGGTATGTGGAGCGACTTACTCACAAGCCAAGCGAATATCCCGACGAACTGAGAAACAAGTCGCAACAAGAAGTGAACGAGCTGACGACACGGACCCATTCGCCTTCGACGGGAGAGATCGGGAACACATAAATGAGCCACAGCAAGACGCCCTGGTAATATCGCTTCCTGTGGGGAATTGCCTCATTAAGAGAATCATGGTAGACAATGGCAGTGCAGCAAACATCATGACGAAACACACACTACAGGAGATGGGGCTTGCCGAAAGTGACATGATTAAGAAGTCGACCATCTTGGTAGGGTTTAGTGGTGAGACGAAGAAAACAGTAGGAGAAATCACGTCACCGACCTATGCTCAGGGAGTGAACATCCTGACCAAGTTTCTTATCATAGAATGCGACTCTACGTATAACATCATAATGGGGCGCCCCTGGATCCATGACTTACAAGCTGTGCCATCAACATTCCACCAAGTGTTAAAGTTTCCTACACCATGGGGAGTGCAACAAATCCGAGGGGACCAGGCAACGGCAAGGGAGTGTTACAAAACTTGCATGAAACCTACTGTCCAACATGAGGCGCAAACCACTCCTCCGCCAGTCATGACGGGACCAGAGAAGTTAACTGAAGTCAGCCTCGATACAGGGGACAAGAAAGTTCTGATCGGAGACGACCTGTCCCCCACCATAGAAAGTCACCTAGTTGATTTCTTGACAACAAGACTGGATGCATTTGCTTGGGAACATGAGGACATCACGGGTATTAGCGCAGATGTAATTATACACAAACTAAACGTCGATCCTGACCACAAGCCAGTCCAACAGAGAAGGAGAAAATTTGCAGCTGAAAGAAACAAAATCATTAACGACGAAGTATCACGACTGCTAAAAACAGGGATGATAAGGGAGGTCGACTACCCAGAATGGCTCGCCAATGTCGTAATAGTTCAAAAGAAGAATGGCAAGTGGAGAGTCTGCGTAGATTATACCGACTTGAACAAGGCATGCCCTAAGGatcctgaaaggcatatgttcagcctatttgtatttaaagaggtacaactcaactcagataagaaagctcagtaa